A single window of Pyxidicoccus xibeiensis DNA harbors:
- a CDS encoding VWA domain-containing protein yields the protein MSHAGRVLAGGLAALVAVVACTDSYLYDPRRDEQVPVDRAMAFEGRFCTVGTNEVVRPIKLVVAMDASQSMRVSDPDGARATALVELIQNLPRDPEVYLAVVLFAGSTTAFLTQVPGNPPEDGFVQLSTLDEATLRRMTEQLLTFRNPDNSPNRDSTDFVKPLSDIYSLINTDIARSRLEPGGAQALAQARYSVIFLSDGKPTNDQDDELIQGDAVVRIRQLRDLVEDVRVNTVHVFNPTQPVGGCDIASDGGCPLLLINQNADRLEQMAALGGGNFRDFRNNEPINFLDFTFGQVRRTFIVKEVVATNFSAPPGSPVDEADTDGDGLSDAREAEVGTDPNRVDTDGDGFSDGVEVYFRDRGVDFNPTQIALPDGGGLDKGCPPALRAEDADCDRLLDCDEQFVGTNANLADSDRDGVPDGMEWRGGTQGSSNDLDEDPDSDGLTSRQELRLHTRPLEVDTANLSVDGYRYSFEAEGSPDPLGRQCYTFRVDNILLAPTQADADDAGVVQRGAGFNDLSLSVAMVPADDPTARTLVRSFRVDTVRYPVGGIKSPADGVIRVEPEQFIDGCPGRTDAPPQTP from the coding sequence CCACGCCGGACGAGTCCTGGCGGGCGGCCTGGCCGCGCTCGTGGCGGTGGTGGCCTGCACCGACTCCTATCTCTACGACCCGCGCCGCGACGAGCAGGTGCCCGTGGACCGGGCCATGGCCTTCGAGGGCCGCTTCTGCACGGTGGGCACCAACGAGGTGGTGCGCCCCATCAAGCTGGTGGTCGCCATGGACGCCTCGCAGTCCATGCGCGTGAGCGACCCGGATGGCGCGCGCGCCACCGCGCTGGTGGAGCTCATCCAGAACCTGCCGAGGGACCCCGAGGTGTACCTGGCGGTGGTGCTCTTCGCCGGCAGCACCACGGCCTTCCTCACCCAGGTGCCGGGCAACCCGCCGGAGGACGGCTTCGTGCAGCTGTCCACGCTGGACGAAGCCACCCTGCGCCGGATGACGGAGCAGCTGCTCACCTTCCGCAACCCGGACAACTCACCGAACCGGGACTCGACGGACTTCGTCAAGCCGCTGTCGGACATCTACTCGCTCATCAACACGGACATCGCCCGCAGCCGCCTGGAGCCGGGCGGCGCGCAGGCGCTGGCGCAGGCGCGCTACTCGGTCATCTTCCTGTCGGACGGCAAGCCCACCAACGACCAGGACGACGAGCTCATCCAGGGCGACGCGGTGGTGCGCATCCGCCAGCTGCGCGACCTGGTGGAGGACGTGCGCGTCAACACCGTGCACGTTTTCAACCCCACGCAGCCGGTGGGCGGCTGTGACATCGCCAGCGACGGCGGCTGCCCGCTGCTGCTCATCAACCAGAACGCGGACCGGCTGGAGCAGATGGCCGCGCTGGGCGGCGGCAACTTCCGCGACTTTCGCAACAACGAGCCCATCAACTTCCTGGACTTCACCTTCGGCCAGGTGCGCCGCACCTTCATCGTGAAGGAAGTCGTGGCCACCAACTTCTCCGCGCCGCCGGGCAGCCCGGTGGACGAGGCGGACACGGACGGCGACGGGCTGTCGGACGCGCGCGAGGCGGAGGTGGGCACGGACCCCAACCGCGTGGACACGGACGGGGACGGCTTCAGCGACGGCGTGGAGGTGTACTTCCGCGACCGCGGCGTGGACTTCAACCCCACGCAGATTGCGCTGCCGGACGGCGGCGGCCTGGACAAGGGCTGCCCCCCGGCGCTGCGCGCCGAGGACGCGGACTGCGACCGGCTGCTGGACTGCGACGAGCAGTTCGTGGGCACCAACGCCAACCTGGCGGACAGCGACCGCGATGGCGTGCCGGACGGCATGGAGTGGCGCGGCGGCACGCAGGGCTCCAGCAACGACTTGGACGAGGACCCGGACAGCGACGGGCTGACGAGCCGCCAGGAGCTGCGCCTGCACACCCGCCCGCTCGAGGTGGACACCGCCAACCTGTCGGTGGACGGCTACCGCTACTCCTTCGAGGCGGAGGGCTCCCCGGACCCGCTGGGCCGCCAGTGCTACACCTTCCGCGTGGACAACATCCTGCTGGCGCCCACCCAGGCGGACGCGGACGACGCGGGGGTGGTGCAGCGCGGAGCGGGCTTCAATGACCTGTCCCTGTCCGTGGCCATGGTGCCCGCGGACGACCCCACCGCGCGCACGCTGGTGCGCAGCTTCCGCGTGGACACCGTCCGCTACCCGGTGGGCGGCATCAAGTCCCCCGCGGACGGCGTCATCCGCGTGGAGCCCGAGCAGTTCATCGACGGCTGCCCCGGTCGCACGGACGCGCCGCCCCAGACGCCTTGA